The following proteins are encoded in a genomic region of Sulfurovum indicum:
- the rplS gene encoding 50S ribosomal protein L19, with protein MRNKYIESFEKAQLEGKNIPEFRAGDTLRVAVRIKEGDKTRVQNYEGLCIAIRGQGTGRTFIVRKIGANSVGVERIFPLYSESIESIEVLRRGRVRRAKLFYLRELKGKAARIKELRRK; from the coding sequence ATGAGAAATAAATACATTGAGAGCTTTGAAAAAGCACAGTTGGAAGGTAAAAATATTCCTGAATTCAGAGCTGGTGATACACTCAGAGTTGCAGTAAGAATTAAAGAGGGTGACAAAACAAGAGTACAGAACTATGAGGGTCTCTGTATCGCGATCAGAGGTCAGGGGACCGGCAGAACATTCATCGTAAGAAAGATCGGTGCCAACTCTGTAGGTGTTGAGAGAATCTTCCCACTCTACTCTGAATCTATCGAGAGTATTGAAGTACTCAGACGCGGTAGAGTAAGAAGAGCGAAGCTGTTCTACCTTAGAGAGCTTAAAGGCAAGGCTGCCAGAATTAAAGAGCTCCGCAGAAAATAG
- the trmD gene encoding tRNA (guanosine(37)-N1)-methyltransferase TrmD, whose amino-acid sequence MRFTFVTLFPKLIQEYFSDSILGRAVNEGKIRIDYRNPRDYTKDRHNRVDAPMIGGGAGMLMTPQPLMDMLRNLKETSPKAHIVFLTPVAKRFTQNDAKRLSNMEHVVLVSGRYEGIDERVIEANADEVFSIGDYILTGGELASMVLCDAISRNVEGVLGNANSLEVESFESPLLEAPSFTKPNIYEDNAVISEFLKGNHSKVTDLKRGLALCKTKYFRPDLYKKGITDEK is encoded by the coding sequence ATGCGCTTTACGTTTGTAACACTTTTCCCCAAACTTATTCAAGAGTACTTTTCTGACAGTATTCTGGGACGAGCTGTCAATGAGGGGAAAATACGTATCGATTACAGGAATCCCAGAGATTATACCAAAGACAGGCATAACCGTGTCGATGCACCGATGATCGGCGGAGGTGCAGGTATGCTGATGACTCCTCAGCCTCTGATGGATATGCTTCGCAACCTTAAGGAGACCTCCCCTAAAGCACATATCGTATTTCTTACACCTGTAGCAAAACGTTTTACGCAGAACGATGCCAAACGTCTTTCAAATATGGAACATGTGGTATTGGTCAGCGGACGGTATGAAGGGATAGATGAACGTGTCATCGAGGCGAATGCGGATGAAGTTTTTTCTATAGGAGATTATATTTTGACAGGTGGAGAGCTGGCAAGCATGGTCCTTTGTGATGCGATCAGCCGGAATGTGGAAGGGGTTTTGGGAAATGCAAACTCTTTGGAGGTTGAGAGTTTTGAGTCACCACTGCTGGAAGCTCCATCCTTTACCAAACCGAATATTTATGAAGATAATGCAGTGATTTCAGAGTTCTTAAAGGGTAATCATAGTAAAGTCACGGACTTAAAAAGAGGGTTGGCTTTGTGCAAAACGAAGTATTTCCGACCAGACTTATACAAAAAAGGTATAACAGATGAGAAATAA
- the rimM gene encoding ribosome maturation factor RimM (Essential for efficient processing of 16S rRNA), producing the protein MPQERFFIAQIGRTVGLWGDLKFHLHTDFPEQFKIGATFQSSRGELTISDVNIKRGTVRFSGYEDIDSAKKLTNTKLYATKEQTKENCNLNEGEHFWFEVIGCTVKQDDEVLGIIEDIQRMADTDYLSIKTDDVLVEAGLTKNFLLPYIDRYIIKTDTEEKIVYTKDAKDILEAS; encoded by the coding sequence ATGCCACAAGAACGTTTTTTTATTGCTCAGATAGGGCGAACAGTCGGACTCTGGGGCGATCTTAAATTTCATCTTCATACGGACTTTCCTGAACAATTCAAAATTGGTGCGACCTTTCAGAGTTCACGTGGTGAGCTTACTATTTCCGATGTAAATATAAAGCGCGGAACGGTACGGTTTTCAGGTTATGAGGATATCGATTCAGCAAAAAAACTTACAAATACCAAACTTTACGCCACCAAAGAGCAGACCAAAGAGAATTGCAACTTGAATGAAGGTGAACATTTCTGGTTTGAAGTTATTGGCTGTACAGTTAAACAGGATGATGAAGTATTGGGTATTATAGAAGATATCCAGCGTATGGCAGATACAGACTACCTCTCTATAAAGACAGATGATGTTCTGGTTGAAGCCGGATTGACTAAAAACTTTTTACTTCCCTATATAGACCGTTATATCATCAAAACAGATACAGAAGAAAAAATAGTTTATACCAAAGATGCCAAAGACATACTGGAGGCTAGTTAA
- a CDS encoding KH domain-containing protein, translated as MVRDFLLTYTTLLVNHPDDISIEIEERDEGFDEITIFANREDIGKLIGKEGRMINAIKTVISGCKAKGGKNYRVNVKSAD; from the coding sequence ATGGTCAGAGATTTCCTTCTAACCTATACCACACTGCTGGTTAACCATCCTGATGATATCTCTATTGAGATCGAAGAGAGAGATGAAGGGTTCGATGAGATCACGATATTTGCAAACAGAGAAGATATCGGGAAGCTCATTGGAAAAGAAGGAAGAATGATCAATGCAATCAAAACAGTCATCTCAGGCTGTAAAGCAAAAGGCGGTAAGAACTACCGTGTCAACGTCAAATCAGCGGATTAA
- the rpsP gene encoding 30S ribosomal protein S16, with the protein MTVIRMTRMGRKKKPFYRIVVTDSRKRRDGGWIESIGHYNPVSANKDLTIDEERLNYWLSVGAQMSDTVKRLAGKK; encoded by the coding sequence ATGACAGTGATCAGAATGACAAGAATGGGTAGAAAAAAGAAGCCGTTTTACAGAATCGTAGTAACAGACAGCAGAAAAAGAAGAGATGGTGGCTGGATCGAGTCTATTGGCCACTACAATCCTGTATCTGCGAACAAAGATCTTACGATCGACGAAGAGAGACTCAACTACTGGTTGAGCGTTGGTGCCCAAATGAGTGACACCGTAAAAAGACTAGCAGGTAAAAAATAG
- a CDS encoding sel1 repeat family protein has translation MSFPKLFFFLFSLSPLFGVDTIEQFNAAKAKCEAGNGAACARMYYYYVPTRHTFVPGITLDLRKALFYAQKACELNDEDGCFFSGMTLYYGDEWAKIERDRARGKAYIQKACQLGKEDVCSYFP, from the coding sequence ATGTCTTTCCCGAAACTGTTTTTCTTCCTCTTTTCTCTCTCTCCTCTTTTTGGGGTCGATACAATTGAACAGTTCAACGCGGCCAAAGCCAAATGTGAAGCGGGGAACGGCGCGGCGTGTGCACGAATGTACTACTATTATGTTCCTACCAGGCATACATTTGTACCAGGGATCACACTCGACCTGAGGAAGGCGCTTTTTTATGCCCAAAAGGCGTGTGAACTGAATGATGAAGATGGCTGCTTTTTTTCGGGAATGACACTCTATTACGGAGACGAGTGGGCAAAAATAGAGCGGGACAGGGCCAGAGGAAAAGCGTATATCCAAAAAGCATGCCAATTGGGAAAAGAGGATGTCTGCAGCTACTTTCCGTAG
- the ffh gene encoding signal recognition particle protein, whose translation MFDTLTDSFKNAIGKIRFHDDEKALKKATTELKKSLLKADVHHKVVKDLISSVEIETKKNGVGKDNFLKALQEKLTDILTIEGAPKGFTFSSKPPTVVLMIGLQGSGKTTTTGKLAYFLKEQKKKKVLVIAADLQRLAAVEQLRQITSQIDIDLVADENAKPEEIVKRGIEKAEKELYDVVLIDTAGRLAIDEELMDELARVKEVAQPDELFYVADAMTGQDAVRTAQTFKEKVGITGVILTKFDGDSKGGVALGLTQQVGVPLRFIGAGEKMPDLEQFIADRIVSRLMGAGDVESLAEKAAAAIDPKEAKRMTQKIKKGQFNFNDFLDQMEQMKKLGSMKSIMGMIPGMGNMAKQLGDMDLENSKEIKMIKAMVASMTPKERENPDLLTNMRKRRIAAGAGLDQVQVNRVLKQFKSAAKMAKKLSGKGGMKQMQDMMKQMQGGGGFPGMPR comes from the coding sequence ATGTTTGATACATTAACCGACAGTTTTAAGAATGCCATTGGAAAGATCCGTTTTCACGATGATGAGAAGGCACTGAAGAAGGCAACAACTGAGCTTAAAAAGTCTTTGCTCAAGGCAGATGTGCACCATAAAGTGGTCAAAGATCTTATAAGCTCTGTAGAGATCGAAACGAAGAAGAACGGGGTAGGAAAAGACAACTTTCTTAAAGCACTCCAGGAGAAACTGACGGATATTCTGACGATCGAGGGAGCACCTAAAGGATTCACGTTCTCCTCCAAACCGCCGACTGTGGTACTCATGATCGGTCTTCAGGGGTCAGGTAAGACAACGACAACAGGAAAACTTGCCTACTTCCTCAAAGAGCAGAAGAAAAAAAAGGTACTGGTCATTGCTGCGGACCTTCAGAGACTGGCAGCAGTTGAACAGCTTAGGCAGATCACATCACAGATCGATATAGATTTGGTTGCAGATGAGAACGCCAAACCTGAAGAGATCGTCAAACGAGGAATTGAAAAGGCGGAAAAAGAGCTTTATGATGTGGTACTCATTGATACGGCCGGACGTCTTGCGATCGATGAAGAGCTGATGGATGAACTTGCACGTGTCAAAGAGGTGGCACAGCCGGATGAGCTCTTCTATGTTGCAGATGCCATGACTGGACAGGATGCCGTCAGAACAGCCCAGACCTTCAAAGAGAAAGTCGGTATTACGGGTGTGATCCTGACAAAATTTGATGGTGACAGCAAAGGGGGTGTAGCCCTTGGACTTACACAGCAGGTAGGAGTACCGCTTCGTTTCATTGGGGCGGGAGAGAAGATGCCTGACCTTGAGCAGTTCATTGCGGACAGGATTGTAAGCCGTTTGATGGGTGCGGGGGATGTTGAGTCTCTGGCAGAGAAAGCGGCAGCAGCGATAGACCCTAAAGAAGCCAAAAGAATGACACAGAAGATCAAGAAGGGGCAGTTCAACTTTAACGACTTTCTTGATCAGATGGAGCAGATGAAAAAGCTGGGCTCCATGAAGTCCATCATGGGCATGATCCCCGGTATGGGAAATATGGCAAAACAGCTTGGTGATATGGATCTTGAGAACTCCAAAGAGATCAAAATGATCAAAGCAATGGTTGCCTCAATGACACCGAAGGAGCGGGAAAATCCTGATCTCCTTACTAATATGAGAAAGCGTCGTATTGCAGCAGGTGCGGGACTTGACCAGGTACAGGTCAATCGTGTGCTTAAGCAGTTCAAAAGTGCAGCGAAAATGGCCAAGAAACTCTCAGGCAAAGGCGGCATGAAGCAGATGCAGGATATGATGAAGCAGATGCAGGGCGGCGGTGGCTTCCCCGGTATGCCAAGATAG
- a CDS encoding RluA family pseudouridine synthase — MAKDKAYKVLAEQKGISNKKAKELIDRGLVYVEDKKVKIARAEINTETKFRIEYPEDIEILYEDENIIAVNKPAQVDSYDIQDAIEGAELLHRLDRDTSGVLLLGRNEAFIKKAINEFKNRRVEKYYVAWVEGVVYEPIEIDEPIFTIKKGKAFSLIDPVRGKKAHTLVKPEEVQGKKSKVHIEITTGRTHQIRVHLAHVGHPIVGDEQYGSRTQSKRILLHSAKMKLFDYLFEAKEPKDIARYK, encoded by the coding sequence ATGGCAAAAGATAAAGCATACAAGGTACTTGCAGAACAGAAAGGTATCTCCAACAAGAAGGCTAAAGAGCTGATAGACAGGGGATTGGTTTATGTCGAGGACAAAAAGGTCAAGATCGCCAGAGCGGAGATCAATACAGAAACAAAGTTCCGTATTGAATACCCCGAAGATATCGAAATACTGTATGAAGATGAGAACATTATCGCTGTGAATAAACCGGCACAGGTTGACAGTTATGATATTCAGGATGCGATAGAGGGCGCTGAGCTTCTGCACAGGCTTGACCGTGATACTTCCGGTGTCTTGCTGCTTGGTCGCAATGAAGCATTCATCAAAAAAGCGATTAACGAGTTTAAGAACAGAAGAGTAGAAAAATATTATGTAGCATGGGTAGAGGGGGTTGTTTATGAGCCTATTGAGATCGATGAACCGATCTTTACCATTAAAAAAGGTAAAGCCTTCTCGCTCATTGACCCTGTACGCGGAAAGAAGGCACATACCCTGGTAAAACCGGAAGAGGTACAGGGGAAGAAGTCGAAAGTACACATTGAGATCACAACAGGAAGAACACATCAGATACGTGTACATCTGGCACATGTGGGACATCCGATCGTTGGAGATGAACAGTATGGAAGCCGTACCCAGTCCAAGCGTATTCTTCTGCACTCGGCAAAAATGAAGCTTTTTGATTATCTGTTTGAGGCCAAAGAGCCTAAAGATATCGCTCGTTACAAATAA
- a CDS encoding DUF167 domain-containing protein — MFCEIKEGKVSLRIKAQPAASRNEFCEVYGNEAIKIRIKAPAVEGAANKELVKFLSKSFKVPKSDIVFKTGQNSKIKIVEFPLTEQFQAWLETVKSDS; from the coding sequence ATGTTCTGTGAGATCAAAGAGGGTAAAGTAAGCCTGCGCATCAAAGCGCAACCGGCAGCAAGCAGGAACGAATTTTGTGAAGTGTATGGAAATGAAGCGATCAAGATACGCATCAAAGCACCGGCTGTAGAAGGTGCGGCAAACAAAGAGTTGGTAAAGTTCCTCTCTAAAAGTTTCAAAGTTCCAAAAAGTGATATTGTGTTTAAAACAGGACAAAACAGTAAAATAAAGATCGTGGAATTTCCTTTAACAGAGCAGTTTCAGGCGTGGCTTGAAACAGTGAAAAGTGATAGTTGA
- the waaA gene encoding lipid IV(A) 3-deoxy-D-manno-octulosonic acid transferase: MDRLFFFFYSIVSIFLYLIALPFLFLFSFKRKYRKSIPARFFLWHNQPLKSNGIWFHSCSFGEAKAIKPLVDALPDEVLRMSTTTQTGYSVIEGYTKESRYLPFEPLLFRWLKPQKALVVMEAEFWYLLFALAKGRGAKTILINARMSDRSFGKYRKMGWLYRQIFSYIDEVYAQTALDKERLESLGAKNVAVTGNIKLSSLPAPTKALSKPAGLVVCAASTHEGEEALILEAFETLKKERDDARLIVVPRHPERFGKVADLVDRFSKEKRLSWQIYSENESFEKDIVVVDLLGELVNIYTISDIVILGGAFEPVGGHNAAEAAQFGCRIISGPHYFNQKDIFEAVEGIAVVEASALSRRLLQYGVLKPARINTRTDILPIVESLKNVL, from the coding sequence GTGGACAGATTATTTTTCTTCTTTTATTCCATTGTTTCCATTTTTCTTTATCTGATAGCTCTCCCTTTTCTTTTTCTCTTCTCCTTTAAAAGAAAATACCGAAAATCGATCCCTGCACGTTTCTTTTTATGGCATAATCAGCCTCTGAAATCTAACGGGATCTGGTTTCATTCATGCAGTTTCGGAGAAGCCAAAGCGATCAAACCCCTGGTCGATGCGCTGCCCGATGAGGTGTTGCGAATGAGTACAACAACGCAGACGGGCTACAGTGTGATAGAGGGGTATACCAAAGAGAGCCGGTATCTGCCTTTTGAACCGTTGCTGTTCAGATGGCTGAAACCGCAAAAGGCATTGGTTGTGATGGAGGCGGAGTTCTGGTATCTGCTTTTTGCTTTGGCCAAGGGACGCGGTGCGAAGACCATACTGATCAATGCCCGTATGAGTGACCGCTCTTTCGGTAAGTACAGGAAGATGGGGTGGCTCTACAGACAGATATTCAGTTATATCGATGAGGTATATGCCCAGACTGCTTTAGACAAGGAGCGCCTGGAATCCCTGGGAGCAAAAAATGTAGCAGTAACAGGCAATATCAAACTCTCCTCCCTGCCTGCGCCTACAAAAGCTTTAAGCAAGCCAGCCGGACTGGTTGTCTGTGCTGCAAGTACCCATGAAGGGGAAGAAGCACTGATACTGGAAGCATTTGAAACCTTGAAAAAAGAGCGTGATGATGCCAGACTGATCGTTGTGCCGCGTCATCCGGAGCGCTTTGGAAAAGTGGCTGACCTGGTAGATAGATTCTCCAAAGAGAAACGACTCTCCTGGCAGATCTATTCTGAAAACGAATCATTTGAAAAAGATATTGTTGTTGTTGACCTTTTAGGTGAACTGGTCAATATTTATACTATTTCAGATATCGTTATATTGGGCGGTGCCTTTGAACCTGTCGGAGGGCACAATGCTGCAGAAGCGGCACAGTTCGGCTGCAGGATCATCTCCGGTCCCCACTACTTCAATCAAAAAGATATTTTTGAAGCAGTAGAGGGGATAGCCGTGGTGGAAGCTTCGGCACTTTCACGCAGGTTGCTGCAATACGGAGTACTGAAACCGGCAAGGATCAATACGAGAACAGATATTTTACCGATTGTGGAGAGCCTGAAGAATGTTCTGTGA
- a CDS encoding zinc ribbon domain-containing protein yields MNKHLKELIELSQIDKAIDSYNPQLETADKKVVKVQKKIDAAQAELDALNKEIDENEDKIKAYEEQLTLLNEQLAANVKKAKEISTEKEMKALSLEEDIAKEKMTFANEEIERLQGINETKRELAKEAEEKLAALQETFNTVNEEVSAQKAEIESAKGELFTQREELSRNIEQKVLSFYEKIRIWAGNTAVVPVKKQACYGCYMKLNDKTYSEVIKADEIVNCPHCGRILYMESVTEEA; encoded by the coding sequence TTGAACAAACATTTAAAAGAACTGATAGAACTTTCACAGATTGACAAAGCGATCGACAGTTACAACCCTCAGCTTGAAACAGCAGACAAGAAGGTAGTGAAAGTACAGAAAAAGATTGATGCTGCGCAGGCAGAACTTGATGCGTTAAACAAAGAGATAGATGAGAATGAAGACAAGATCAAGGCCTATGAAGAGCAGTTGACGCTTCTAAACGAGCAGCTTGCTGCGAATGTAAAAAAAGCCAAAGAGATCTCAACAGAAAAAGAGATGAAGGCTCTCTCGCTTGAAGAGGATATTGCCAAAGAGAAGATGACTTTCGCCAATGAAGAGATCGAAAGACTTCAGGGTATCAATGAGACAAAAAGAGAACTTGCCAAAGAAGCTGAAGAAAAACTTGCTGCATTGCAGGAGACATTCAATACGGTGAATGAAGAGGTATCAGCACAAAAGGCAGAGATAGAAAGCGCCAAAGGAGAGCTTTTTACCCAAAGAGAAGAGCTTAGCAGAAATATTGAACAGAAAGTTCTCTCTTTTTATGAAAAGATCCGTATCTGGGCGGGGAATACAGCTGTTGTTCCTGTAAAAAAGCAGGCATGTTACGGATGCTATATGAAACTTAATGACAAAACATACTCAGAGGTGATCAAGGCAGATGAGATCGTCAACTGTCCTCACTGTGGCAGAATCCTTTATATGGAGAGTGTGACTGAAGAGGCGTAA
- a CDS encoding Nif3-like dinuclear metal center hexameric protein has product MKLQEVYDFLNNVSPFELQEKWDNSGLIVGDMRREVPQVVVSLDIDAEMIEEAEEGTLFVVHHPLIFGKLAQLDFAKYPANLIEKLILKKQSLIAMHTNFDQTHLNRYVFEKVLNFRLESEVPFICKTTGEWHYRDLLVHLKERLGLENLKVVGQKETIRSIALTTGAGASLADAVEADCFLTGDIKYHDAMKAMSENLMMVEIGHYESERFFAEILLAELKVLPILAIIANSKNPFHFETL; this is encoded by the coding sequence ATGAAACTACAAGAAGTATATGACTTTCTAAATAATGTCAGCCCCTTCGAACTTCAGGAGAAATGGGACAACTCCGGTCTGATCGTCGGGGATATGCGCAGAGAGGTCCCGCAGGTGGTGGTCTCGCTTGATATTGACGCTGAGATGATAGAAGAAGCTGAAGAGGGGACACTCTTTGTGGTGCATCATCCACTGATCTTCGGTAAACTGGCACAGCTTGATTTTGCCAAATATCCTGCCAACCTCATAGAGAAACTGATCTTGAAAAAACAGTCGCTCATTGCGATGCATACCAACTTTGACCAGACCCACCTGAACCGTTATGTCTTTGAAAAGGTACTGAACTTCAGGCTTGAAAGCGAAGTTCCTTTCATTTGCAAAACGACCGGGGAGTGGCATTACAGAGATCTGCTTGTCCACCTCAAAGAGAGACTGGGACTTGAGAATCTGAAAGTGGTTGGCCAAAAAGAGACCATCCGCTCCATTGCGTTAACGACGGGAGCGGGAGCTTCTCTTGCCGATGCAGTGGAGGCTGACTGCTTTTTGACAGGTGACATCAAGTACCACGATGCGATGAAAGCAATGAGTGAAAACTTGATGATGGTAGAGATAGGACACTATGAGAGTGAACGATTTTTTGCAGAGATCTTATTGGCTGAATTGAAAGTTTTACCTATTTTGGCTATAATTGCGAATTCTAAAAATCCGTTTCATTTTGAAACACTTTGA
- the glyQ gene encoding glycine--tRNA ligase subunit alpha gives MNKDTITFSELLLKLQQFWTEQGCNIVQPYDLPAGAGTFHPATLLRSLDSRPWSTAYVAPSRRPTDGRYGENPNRLGAYYQFQVLIKPSPDNIQELYLKSLEYLGLNLKEHDIRFVEDNWESPTLGAWGLGWEVWLDGMEVTQFTYFQQVGGIACDPVAVEITYGTERLAMYLQGVESVFDIVWNKNGDEVTTYADVHKESEYEFSKYHFEVATVEKLFQHFDDASEECRLCLEKGLPLPAYDQCMIASHAFNVLDARKAISQAQRQNYILKVRELAIGCAQLYKEQEEERNRRVRG, from the coding sequence ATGAACAAAGACACAATTACATTTAGTGAACTACTACTCAAACTCCAACAGTTCTGGACTGAGCAGGGGTGTAACATTGTCCAGCCCTATGATCTGCCTGCAGGAGCAGGAACATTTCACCCTGCAACACTCTTAAGAAGTCTTGACTCCAGGCCGTGGAGCACAGCATATGTGGCACCTTCGCGCCGTCCTACTGACGGACGTTACGGAGAGAACCCGAACAGACTCGGAGCATACTACCAGTTTCAGGTACTTATCAAGCCGAGTCCTGACAATATTCAGGAGCTTTACCTGAAGTCTCTGGAGTATCTTGGACTGAATCTCAAAGAGCATGATATCCGCTTTGTTGAGGATAACTGGGAGTCTCCTACCCTTGGTGCCTGGGGACTTGGTTGGGAAGTATGGCTTGACGGGATGGAAGTAACACAGTTTACCTACTTCCAGCAGGTCGGCGGGATCGCCTGTGATCCGGTGGCAGTAGAGATAACCTACGGTACTGAACGTCTTGCGATGTACCTGCAGGGTGTTGAATCTGTTTTTGACATTGTCTGGAATAAAAACGGTGATGAAGTAACTACCTATGCCGATGTGCATAAAGAGAGTGAGTATGAGTTCAGCAAGTATCATTTTGAAGTGGCAACGGTAGAGAAGCTTTTTCAACACTTTGATGATGCAAGTGAAGAGTGCCGTCTCTGCCTTGAAAAAGGGCTGCCTCTGCCGGCATACGATCAGTGTATGATCGCATCCCATGCATTCAACGTGCTTGATGCAAGAAAAGCGATCTCTCAGGCACAGAGACAGAACTATATTCTTAAAGTGCGTGAACTTGCTATAGGATGTGCACAGCTTTACAAAGAGCAGGAAGAAGAGCGGAACAGAAGAGTAAGAGGTTGA
- the purE gene encoding 5-(carboxyamino)imidazole ribonucleotide mutase: MKFVSIVMGSKSDYSIMAECGKTLEKFGVPYELIISSAHRSPERTKKYIKDAEAKGAQVFIAAAGMAAHLAGALAATTTKPVLGVPMESGPLKGEDALFSTVMMPAGMPVGTVAIGKAGAVNAAYLAIQIMALQDDELRVKLQEDRISKAKKVELDSSEIEVIL; encoded by the coding sequence ATGAAATTCGTATCGATCGTTATGGGGAGCAAGAGTGACTACAGCATTATGGCAGAGTGTGGAAAGACACTGGAGAAGTTCGGTGTACCGTATGAGCTGATCATCTCTTCGGCACACAGGTCTCCTGAGAGAACCAAAAAATATATTAAGGATGCCGAAGCAAAAGGTGCACAGGTGTTCATCGCTGCAGCAGGTATGGCTGCACACCTTGCAGGTGCTTTGGCAGCAACAACGACCAAGCCTGTATTGGGTGTGCCGATGGAGAGCGGACCGCTTAAAGGAGAGGATGCCCTGTTCAGTACCGTGATGATGCCTGCAGGTATGCCTGTCGGTACGGTGGCTATCGGTAAAGCAGGAGCAGTCAATGCAGCATATCTTGCCATTCAGATCATGGCATTGCAGGATGATGAGTTGAGAGTGAAGCTTCAGGAAGACAGGATCTCCAAAGCGAAGAAGGTGGAGCTTGACTCTTCCGAGATTGAAGTGATCCTCTAA
- a CDS encoding peptidase U32 family protein has protein sequence MTENNRVELLAPAGNLEKMKIALNYGADAVYGGTSTFSLRIRSGKEFDMESFAKGIEYAHDRGKKVYCTVNSFPFNSQIRLYENHIAKMAELKPDALIVSSPGVVKIAKRIAPDIPIHLSTQANVMNAMDAEVYYDLGVKRIIVAREISLKDCESIKSALPDLELEVFVHGSMCFAYSGRCLISALQTGRVPNRGSCANDCRFPYEIYAHNPESGTTFRLDEEQEVGTYIMNAKDMNMASHIDEILDSGVIDSLKIEGRTKAPYYAGVVTKAYRHAIDDYYAGDFEPSRYQKELNTTQNRGFTDAYLISRPFEKSDTESHAFSIQYGTHQVAGLVGEDGKTWRCKDKTCAGDSVEIVLPVGESVELVDNEYGRIDEVDGEYWLTFKKIVTADGKELECVHSGNLNDILLPAALPGYTILRRRIDEALEKKGLKEASTPMNMEPKCDG, from the coding sequence ATGACAGAAAATAACAGAGTAGAACTTTTAGCCCCGGCAGGGAACCTTGAGAAGATGAAGATAGCGCTCAATTACGGTGCCGATGCAGTGTATGGAGGGACGAGTACTTTTTCACTGCGTATCCGTTCGGGAAAAGAGTTCGATATGGAATCGTTCGCTAAGGGGATCGAATATGCCCATGATAGAGGCAAGAAGGTCTATTGTACGGTGAATTCGTTTCCTTTTAATTCACAGATAAGGCTTTATGAGAACCACATTGCAAAGATGGCAGAACTCAAGCCGGATGCATTGATCGTTTCGAGCCCCGGTGTGGTGAAGATTGCCAAAAGAATCGCACCTGATATTCCTATTCACCTTTCTACACAGGCAAATGTGATGAATGCGATGGATGCGGAAGTCTACTATGATCTTGGTGTCAAGCGTATTATCGTGGCACGTGAGATCTCTCTGAAGGATTGTGAATCGATCAAGTCCGCACTGCCGGATCTTGAGCTGGAGGTCTTTGTACACGGTTCGATGTGTTTCGCCTACAGCGGACGCTGTCTCATCTCTGCTTTGCAGACAGGACGTGTCCCCAACCGCGGAAGCTGTGCGAACGACTGCCGTTTCCCGTATGAGATATATGCGCATAACCCTGAGAGTGGTACAACCTTCAGACTTGATGAAGAGCAGGAGGTTGGTACCTACATCATGAATGCCAAAGATATGAATATGGCATCCCATATTGATGAAATCCTTGATTCAGGGGTAATTGACTCACTCAAGATCGAGGGGCGTACCAAGGCTCCGTACTATGCAGGGGTCGTGACCAAGGCGTATCGTCATGCGATCGATGATTATTATGCTGGTGATTTTGAACCATCCCGCTATCAAAAGGAACTTAATACAACACAGAACCGTGGTTTTACCGATGCGTATCTCATATCGCGTCCATTTGAGAAGAGCGATACCGAGTCTCATGCGTTCTCCATCCAGTACGGGACCCATCAGGTAGCCGGACTGGTCGGTGAGGACGGAAAAACCTGGCGTTGCAAGGACAAGACGTGCGCAGGTGACTCTGTCGAGATCGTACTGCCAGTAGGGGAAAGTGTGGAACTGGTCGATAATGAATATGGCAGAATTGACGAAGTCGACGGAGAGTATTGGCTGACTTTTAAAAAGATTGTTACTGCGGACGGGAAAGAGCTGGAGTGTGTCCACAGTGGAAATCTCAATGATATTCTGCTGCCTGCTGCGTTGCCCGGATATACGATTCTCAGACGCAGAATAGATGAGGCACTGGAGAAAAAAGGACTCAAAGAGGCGTCCACTCCTATGAATATGGAGCCTAAATGTGACGGCTAA